A genome region from Micromonospora peucetia includes the following:
- a CDS encoding FG-GAP repeat domain-containing protein yields the protein MRRTPLALLVGLCTALAAVVATAPAQADAPIGTLACTSIPANHDPAISVIVYRVARAHDVNDKVMLSAFEAGWVESHMNNLPCGDKSSLGVFQQRWDYGWGTPEQIMDPVYASTQYITRAIVCDRNNPRHTAGQIAQCVQRSGFPDRYDQVAAKARTLLDEAARTHAIAGGSATDVSGDGRDDIITFTQNALADVYVSTSTGAGFTGTSVKWNDFFSIGGETASTGDVNGDGRDDIVTFAHSNTGDVYVALSNGAGFGPGQKWHDWFAPGAEIGAVGDVNGDGRDDIVAFTHNAAGDVYVALSTGSSFAGTAVKWHEYFSITGEYPALGDVNGDGRDDIITFTQGPATAADVIVALSTGSSFGAPQKWHDLFAVGTEQPRVGDINGDGKDDIVTFTCDTNADVYAAVSTGTSFAGTTVKWNDFFCLGGEFPYLADVNGDGKDDIVVFTKGATNDVYVGLSTGTAFGAGVKWHDYFGRNGETTL from the coding sequence GTGAGACGTACTCCCCTCGCCCTGCTGGTCGGCCTCTGCACCGCCCTGGCAGCGGTCGTGGCGACCGCGCCGGCGCAGGCCGACGCTCCGATCGGCACGCTGGCCTGCACCTCCATCCCCGCGAACCACGATCCGGCGATCAGCGTGATCGTCTACCGGGTCGCCCGTGCCCACGACGTCAACGACAAGGTCATGCTGTCCGCGTTCGAGGCGGGCTGGGTCGAGTCGCACATGAACAACCTGCCGTGCGGCGACAAGTCCTCGCTCGGGGTGTTCCAGCAGCGGTGGGACTACGGCTGGGGCACGCCGGAGCAGATCATGGACCCGGTGTACGCCAGCACGCAGTACATCACCCGGGCGATCGTCTGCGACCGGAACAACCCCCGCCACACCGCCGGGCAGATCGCCCAGTGCGTGCAGCGCTCCGGCTTCCCCGACCGCTACGACCAGGTGGCGGCCAAGGCCCGGACCCTGCTCGACGAGGCGGCGCGTACCCACGCCATCGCCGGCGGGTCCGCCACCGACGTCAGCGGCGACGGACGCGACGACATCATCACCTTCACCCAGAACGCCCTCGCCGACGTCTACGTCAGCACCTCCACCGGCGCGGGCTTCACCGGGACCTCGGTGAAGTGGAACGACTTCTTCTCGATCGGCGGCGAGACAGCCTCGACCGGTGACGTCAACGGCGACGGCAGGGACGACATCGTCACCTTCGCGCACAGCAACACCGGCGACGTGTACGTGGCGCTGTCGAACGGCGCCGGCTTCGGCCCCGGCCAGAAGTGGCACGACTGGTTCGCCCCCGGCGCGGAGATCGGCGCGGTCGGTGACGTTAACGGTGACGGCCGCGACGACATCGTCGCCTTCACCCACAACGCGGCGGGCGACGTGTACGTGGCGCTGTCCACCGGGTCGTCGTTCGCCGGGACGGCGGTGAAGTGGCACGAGTACTTCTCGATCACCGGCGAGTACCCGGCCCTGGGTGACGTCAACGGCGACGGCCGCGACGACATCATCACCTTCACCCAAGGGCCCGCCACGGCGGCGGACGTCATCGTGGCCCTCTCCACCGGATCGTCGTTCGGCGCCCCCCAGAAGTGGCACGACCTCTTCGCCGTCGGCACCGAACAACCCCGCGTCGGCGACATCAACGGCGACGGCAAAGACGACATCGTCACCTTCACCTGCGACACCAACGCCGACGTCTACGCCGCAGTGTCCACCGGCACCTCGTTCGCCGGCACCACCGTCAAGTGGAACGACTTCTTCTGCCTGGGCGGGGAGTTCCCCTACCTCGCCGACGTCAACGGCGACGGCAAAGACGACATCGTCGTCTTCACCAAGGGCGCCACCAACGACGTCTACGTCGGACTCTCCACCGGCACCGCCTTCGGCGCCGGCGTCAAGTGGCACGACTACTTCGGTCGCAACGGCGAAACCACCCTGTGA
- a CDS encoding VCBS repeat domain-containing M23 family metallopeptidase codes for MSRHSRTRVRRVLVALLTLTVGVLTGAVATSSPALAAPNFKAPFPCGQRWTYGHHSAEVRQALDFVRADGGSTGGTPQVASAAGVARRHSQPSGAGNYIVIDHGGGWTTYYFHLSSYSVPDGAYVQQGQQIGITGSTGNSSGAHIHYEQLYNGVGQTIVINGMSLAPYPGQYHQKYLVSDNCGPTPPTGGRYLAGSPTDFTGDGRDDVIAFTQGSLNDVYVSTSTGTSFAGTSVKWNDFFGLNGETLLTGDFNGDNRDDIIAFTHGTLADVYVSLSTGTNFTPSTKWHDWFAPGTEIAAVGDVNGDGKDDIITFTHDNAADVYVALSTGTSFTGTAVKWHEYFSITGEYPALGDVNGDGRDDIITFTQGPATASDVIVALSTGSSFGAPQKWHDLFAVGTEQPRVGDINGDGKDDIVTFTCDTNADVYAAVSTGTTFTGTTVKWNDFFCLNGEFPYLADVNGDNKDDIIVFTKGTTNDIYVGLSTGTTFTNSTKWHDYFGLNGETTL; via the coding sequence ATGTCACGGCATTCAAGGACCAGGGTGCGTCGCGTCCTGGTCGCCCTGCTCACCCTGACGGTGGGCGTCCTGACCGGCGCGGTGGCGACATCGTCCCCCGCGCTCGCCGCGCCGAACTTCAAGGCCCCGTTTCCGTGCGGGCAGCGGTGGACCTACGGCCACCACAGCGCCGAGGTCCGGCAGGCCCTGGACTTCGTGCGGGCCGACGGAGGATCCACCGGGGGTACGCCGCAGGTCGCCTCCGCAGCCGGCGTCGCCCGGCGCCACTCGCAGCCCAGTGGCGCCGGCAACTACATCGTCATCGACCACGGCGGCGGCTGGACCACCTACTACTTCCACCTCAGTTCCTACTCGGTGCCCGACGGGGCGTACGTGCAGCAGGGCCAGCAGATCGGCATCACGGGCAGCACCGGCAACTCGTCCGGGGCGCACATCCACTACGAACAGCTCTACAACGGCGTCGGACAGACGATCGTGATCAACGGGATGTCGCTGGCACCGTATCCCGGCCAGTACCACCAGAAGTACCTGGTCAGCGACAACTGCGGTCCGACGCCGCCCACGGGTGGCCGGTATCTGGCGGGGTCGCCGACGGACTTCACCGGCGACGGCCGCGACGACGTCATCGCCTTCACCCAGGGCTCGTTGAACGACGTGTACGTCTCCACATCCACCGGCACCTCCTTCGCCGGCACGTCGGTGAAATGGAACGACTTCTTCGGCCTCAACGGCGAAACCCTCCTCACCGGAGACTTCAACGGCGACAACCGCGACGACATCATCGCCTTCACCCACGGCACACTCGCAGACGTATACGTCTCACTCTCCACCGGCACCAACTTCACCCCATCCACCAAATGGCACGACTGGTTCGCCCCCGGCACCGAAATCGCCGCAGTCGGCGACGTCAACGGCGACGGCAAAGACGACATCATCACCTTCACCCACGACAACGCCGCAGACGTCTACGTCGCACTCTCCACCGGCACCTCCTTCACCGGCACCGCCGTCAAATGGCACGAATACTTCTCCATCACCGGCGAATACCCGGCCCTGGGTGACGTCAACGGCGACGGACGCGACGACATCATCACCTTCACCCAAGGACCCGCCACCGCCTCCGACGTCATCGTCGCCCTCTCCACCGGATCATCGTTCGGCGCCCCCCAGAAATGGCACGACCTCTTCGCCGTCGGCACCGAACAACCCCGCGTCGGCGACATCAACGGCGACGGCAAAGACGACATCGTCACCTTCACCTGCGACACCAACGCCGACGTCTACGCCGCAGTATCCACCGGCACCACCTTCACCGGCACCACCGTCAAATGGAACGACTTCTTCTGCCTGAACGGCGAATTCCCCTACCTCGCCGACGTCAACGGCGACAACAAAGACGACATCATCGTCTTCACCAAAGGCACCACCAACGACATCTACGTAGGACTCTCCACCGGCACCACCTTCACCAACAGCACCAAATGGCACGACTACTTCGGCCTCAACGGCGAAACCACCCTCTGA
- a CDS encoding N-acetylmuramoyl-L-alanine amidase, which produces MRSTRLSWRGGAAAVLAVALLSPVAPATAATAGSTSPLDTAFTRAAGEFDVPKDVLVAVGYGETRLDGHEGRPSQANGYGVMHLVSNPRQRSLERAAELTGQPVAALKSVTSVNIRGGAALLRDIADAERLTAADRDRISAWYPVVARYAHAVDDATARLYADHVYDLLWAGITATSVRVAPQRVQPELGRYAGVSPAGAAAPGALAAAVPEYAPARWVAAYGGNYAAGRSSRITTVVVHVTQGSYAGTVSWFQNPSAGVSAHYVVKSSNGEVTQMVREGDTAYHARSANPYSVGIEHEGFVDNPGWFTDAMYRSSAALTRYLCDKYGLPKNRTAIKGHHEMPGNDHTDPGPHWNWNYYISLVNAGGGSGGRYLAGSPTDFTGDGRDDVIAFTQGSLNDVYVSTSTGASFAGTSVKWNDFFGLNGETLLTGDFNGDNRDDIIAFTHGTLADVYVSLSTGTNFTPSTKWHDWFAPGTEIAAVGDVNGDGKDDIITFTHDNAADVYVALSTGTSFTGTAVKWHEYFSITGEYPALGDVNGDGRDDIITFTQGPATASDVIVALSTGSSFGAPQKWHDLFAVGTEQPRVGDINGDGKDDIVTFTCDTNADVYAAVSTGTTFTGTTVKWNDFFCLSGEFPYLADVNGDNKDDIIVFTKGTTNDIYVGLSTGTTFTNSTKWHDYFGLNGETTL; this is translated from the coding sequence ATGCGATCCACCAGACTCTCTTGGCGCGGGGGCGCCGCCGCCGTCCTCGCGGTAGCGCTGCTGAGCCCCGTCGCACCGGCCACCGCCGCGACGGCCGGGTCCACCAGCCCGCTCGACACGGCCTTCACCCGCGCGGCCGGCGAGTTCGACGTACCGAAGGACGTGCTGGTCGCCGTCGGCTACGGCGAGACCCGGCTCGACGGGCACGAGGGCCGCCCCAGTCAGGCCAACGGCTACGGCGTCATGCACCTGGTCAGCAACCCCCGGCAGCGCAGCCTGGAACGGGCGGCCGAGTTGACCGGGCAACCGGTGGCCGCCCTGAAGTCGGTGACCTCGGTCAACATCAGGGGCGGCGCGGCCCTCCTCCGGGACATCGCCGACGCCGAGCGGCTCACGGCAGCCGACCGGGACCGGATCTCCGCCTGGTACCCGGTGGTCGCGCGGTACGCGCACGCCGTCGACGACGCGACGGCCCGCCTGTACGCCGACCACGTCTACGACCTCCTGTGGGCCGGCATCACCGCGACGTCCGTACGGGTCGCACCGCAGCGGGTACAGCCGGAACTCGGCCGGTACGCCGGGGTCAGCCCCGCTGGCGCGGCGGCGCCGGGCGCCCTCGCGGCGGCAGTGCCGGAGTACGCGCCGGCCCGGTGGGTCGCGGCGTACGGCGGCAACTACGCGGCGGGCCGTTCCTCGCGGATCACCACCGTGGTGGTGCACGTGACCCAGGGCTCGTACGCCGGCACGGTGAGCTGGTTCCAGAACCCGTCGGCGGGAGTGAGCGCGCACTACGTCGTGAAGTCGAGCAACGGCGAGGTCACCCAGATGGTGCGCGAGGGTGACACCGCCTACCACGCGCGGTCGGCGAACCCGTACTCGGTCGGTATCGAACACGAGGGCTTCGTCGACAACCCGGGTTGGTTCACCGATGCCATGTACCGCTCGTCGGCCGCGCTGACCCGCTACCTCTGCGACAAGTACGGCCTGCCGAAGAACCGCACCGCGATCAAGGGCCACCACGAGATGCCGGGCAACGACCACACCGATCCCGGTCCCCACTGGAACTGGAACTACTACATCTCGTTGGTCAACGCCGGCGGTGGGTCCGGTGGCCGGTATCTGGCGGGGTCACCGACGGACTTCACCGGCGACGGCCGCGACGACGTCATCGCCTTCACCCAGGGCTCGTTGAACGACGTCTACGTCTCCACCTCCACCGGCGCCTCCTTCGCCGGCACGTCGGTGAAATGGAACGACTTCTTCGGCCTCAACGGCGAAACCCTCCTCACCGGAGACTTCAACGGCGACAACCGCGACGACATCATCGCCTTCACCCACGGCACACTCGCAGACGTATACGTCTCACTCTCCACCGGCACCAACTTCACCCCATCCACCAAATGGCACGACTGGTTCGCCCCCGGCACCGAAATCGCCGCAGTCGGCGACGTCAACGGGGACGGCAAAGACGACATCATCACCTTCACCCACGACAACGCCGCAGACGTCTACGTCGCACTCTCCACCGGCACCTCCTTCACCGGCACCGCCGTCAAATGGCACGAATACTTCTCCATCACCGGCGAATACCCGGCCCTGGGTGACGTCAACGGCGACGGACGCGACGACATCATCACCTTCACCCAAGGACCCGCCACCGCCTCCGACGTCATCGTCGCCCTCTCCACCGGATCGTCCTTCGGCGCCCCCCAGAAATGGCACGACCTCTTCGCCGTCGGCACCGAACAACCCCGCGTCGGCGACATCAACGGCGACGGCAAAGACGACATCGTCACCTTCACCTGCGACACCAACGCCGACGTCTACGCCGCAGTGTCCACCGGCACCACCTTCACCGGCACCACCGTCAAATGGAACGACTTCTTCTGCCTGAGCGGCGAATTCCCCTACCTCGCCGACGTCAACGGCGACAACAAGGACGACATCATCGTCTTCACCAAAGGCACCACCAACGACATCTACGTAGGACTCTCCACCGGCACCACCTTCACCAACAGCACCAAATGGCACGACTACTTCGGCCTCAACGGCGAAACCACCCTCTGA
- a CDS encoding FAD-dependent oxidoreductase yields MRRSTGVVPTGPSRWSARAPVAGRQARRHPTSYTLESMMSSSPARVFAALNAVRPPDQASPVVGRAVVIGGSVAGLLAARVLSDYAQSVVIIDRDDPQVTGERPGVPQGTQLHALLPGGLLQLEHLFPGFREQALARGAVGAPPAARRNYLDGRLKVVVPDDADSLAGTRPLLEGLIRQRVLRLPNVKTVTARATGLVFDGAVTTGVRCDAGGAPGVESGDLVVDAMGRSSRLSEWLAQAGWDRPVMRRMTVNLNYATALFQRRETDPDATIVLALHTPKMSSDVAGAAFFAVEDGRWMAMMAGYGDNRPGRTADDFVRRLRDQFPPEFGEVAGNEMLGDVRTYRHADSRRRDFHRLKRFPAGLVSVGDAVASFNPVYGQGMTAAALHAACLSTYLRSGPDLGVPARRFFALQKVVVDVAWSMSTSADLALPHVDGPYPRGYRLSSWVSGQIVAATVTHVPTARRFNEVVSMREHPRSLATPGVLLGALRANRRAR; encoded by the coding sequence GTGCGACGATCGACGGGCGTCGTGCCGACCGGTCCGTCCCGCTGGTCGGCCCGGGCGCCGGTCGCTGGCAGGCAGGCGAGAAGGCACCCCACCTCGTACACCTTGGAGAGCATGATGTCCTCGTCCCCGGCCCGGGTCTTCGCCGCGCTGAACGCGGTGCGGCCACCCGACCAGGCGTCCCCGGTCGTCGGCAGGGCCGTCGTGATCGGCGGCAGCGTCGCCGGGTTGCTGGCGGCCCGGGTGTTGTCCGACTACGCGCAGAGTGTCGTCATCATCGACCGGGACGATCCACAGGTGACCGGCGAGCGGCCGGGCGTGCCACAGGGGACCCAACTGCACGCGCTGCTGCCCGGCGGCCTCCTCCAGCTGGAGCACCTGTTCCCGGGATTCCGTGAACAGGCCCTGGCCCGAGGGGCGGTCGGGGCTCCACCCGCGGCCAGGCGGAACTATCTCGACGGACGCCTCAAGGTTGTCGTACCCGACGACGCCGACAGCCTGGCCGGCACCCGGCCCCTGCTGGAGGGGCTGATCCGCCAGCGGGTGCTGCGACTGCCCAACGTCAAGACGGTCACCGCCCGCGCCACGGGTCTCGTGTTCGACGGTGCCGTGACCACCGGGGTCCGCTGCGACGCCGGTGGGGCGCCCGGCGTCGAGTCCGGCGATCTCGTGGTGGACGCCATGGGGCGATCGAGCCGGCTTTCCGAGTGGTTGGCGCAGGCCGGCTGGGACCGGCCCGTCATGCGGCGGATGACCGTGAACCTCAACTACGCGACGGCCCTGTTCCAGCGCCGTGAGACGGATCCGGATGCCACGATCGTCCTGGCGCTGCACACTCCGAAAATGTCGTCGGACGTGGCCGGCGCCGCGTTCTTCGCCGTGGAGGACGGCCGGTGGATGGCCATGATGGCCGGCTACGGCGACAACCGTCCGGGGCGCACCGCGGACGACTTCGTACGCCGGCTGCGAGACCAGTTTCCGCCCGAGTTCGGCGAGGTCGCCGGAAACGAGATGCTCGGCGACGTCCGGACCTACCGCCACGCCGACAGCCGGCGGCGGGACTTCCACCGGCTGAAGCGGTTCCCCGCCGGGCTCGTCAGCGTCGGTGACGCGGTCGCCTCGTTCAACCCGGTGTACGGGCAGGGGATGACAGCGGCGGCCCTGCACGCGGCCTGCCTGTCGACGTACCTGCGGTCGGGCCCGGACCTGGGCGTGCCCGCCCGCCGGTTCTTCGCCCTGCAGAAGGTCGTGGTCGACGTCGCCTGGTCGATGTCGACCTCCGCCGACCTGGCGTTGCCGCACGTCGACGGGCCCTACCCGCGCGGCTACCGGTTGTCCAGCTGGGTCAGCGGGCAGATCGTCGCGGCGACCGTCACGCACGTGCCGACCGCGCGGCGCTTCAACGAGGTCGTCTCCATGCGCGAACACCCGAGGTCGCTGGCCACCCCCGGCGTGCTCCTGGGCGCGCTGCGCGCCAACCGCCGCGCACGCTGA
- a CDS encoding alpha/beta hydrolase, producing MDNTPAVRRPVSRRRLLTGAAGVAAAGTFAGALAAPLPASAARDGHGLRIVDRNENGGRLQYYRFATDAIQWDPAVNVLLPDGYHTSGKRYPVLYLLHGGAGDFRQFHMHDNIINLTAGREIIIVMPDAATGWYCNPVSSNTGPRNWETFHMAQLLPWIDANFRTFAEYNGRAVAGFSMGGFGALKYTAKYYGHFCSVSSHSGPASLRRNFGAVVHWANVSSAAVELGGGTVYGAPLWDEARVTADNPMQRLESYRHKRIFLAAGTSPDPWNWLDIANETEVLAGQREFRAALGRAGIPHEWRELPGGHFFRHDIFVQDLNGMLGRLRRAG from the coding sequence ATGGACAACACCCCTGCCGTCCGCCGGCCCGTCAGCCGTCGACGTCTTCTGACCGGGGCCGCGGGAGTCGCCGCCGCCGGCACGTTCGCCGGGGCGCTCGCCGCGCCGCTGCCCGCGTCCGCCGCCCGCGACGGCCACGGCCTGCGCATCGTGGACCGCAACGAGAACGGCGGCCGACTCCAGTACTACCGGTTCGCCACCGACGCCATCCAGTGGGACCCGGCGGTCAACGTCCTGCTGCCCGACGGCTACCACACCAGCGGTAAGCGTTACCCGGTGCTGTACCTGCTGCACGGTGGGGCCGGCGACTTCCGGCAGTTCCACATGCACGACAACATCATCAACCTGACCGCCGGCAGGGAAATCATCATCGTCATGCCGGACGCCGCGACCGGTTGGTACTGCAACCCGGTGAGCAGCAACACCGGCCCCCGCAACTGGGAAACCTTCCACATGGCCCAACTCCTGCCGTGGATCGATGCGAACTTCCGCACCTTCGCCGAATACAACGGCCGGGCCGTCGCCGGCTTCTCGATGGGCGGGTTCGGTGCCCTGAAGTACACCGCGAAGTACTACGGGCACTTCTGCTCGGTGAGTTCCCACTCCGGCCCGGCCAGCCTGCGTCGCAACTTTGGTGCCGTCGTGCACTGGGCCAACGTCTCCTCGGCTGCCGTGGAACTCGGCGGGGGCACCGTCTACGGCGCACCGCTGTGGGACGAGGCGCGGGTCACCGCCGATAACCCGATGCAGCGCCTCGAGAGTTACCGCCACAAGCGGATCTTCCTGGCTGCCGGCACCTCGCCTGATCCGTGGAACTGGTTGGACATCGCCAACGAGACGGAGGTGCTGGCTGGCCAGCGCGAGTTCCGGGCGGCCCTCGGGCGGGCCGGCATCCCCCACGAGTGGCGTGAGCTCCCTGGCGGTCACTTCTTCCGGCACGACATCTTCGTCCAGGATCTCAACGGGATGCTCGGACGCCTGCGCCGCGCCGGCTGA
- a CDS encoding proline dehydrogenase family protein, whose product MPNKLLLVAAENERMRGIVSQSSLTRGIVHRFVAGEQDREVIAVARRLTGTGLRVTIDHLGEGTTTLEQAEGIRDTYLALLSSLHAADLAAAAEVSLKISALGGSLPAGGYDHAARLTHDVCAAAAAVGSTVTIDMEDHTTVDATLSILDELRTEFPWVGVALQACLRRTAADCRRLAHAGSRVRLVKGAYAEPASVAFVSKREVDDEFRRCLRILMEGDGYPMIATHDPKLIEYTLRLARDGGRGAEDYEFQMLYGIRENEQLRLAANGYRTRVYLPYGRDWYAYFMRRLAEKPANLLLLARSFKPGSAN is encoded by the coding sequence ATGCCGAACAAGCTTCTGCTCGTGGCAGCAGAGAACGAACGAATGCGCGGAATTGTCTCGCAGTCCTCCCTGACCCGGGGAATCGTGCACCGATTCGTCGCCGGTGAGCAGGACCGTGAGGTGATCGCGGTGGCCCGCCGGCTCACCGGGACGGGCCTGCGGGTCACCATCGACCACCTCGGTGAGGGGACGACGACCCTCGAACAGGCCGAGGGCATTCGCGACACGTACCTCGCGCTGCTGTCGTCACTGCACGCCGCGGACCTGGCCGCCGCCGCCGAGGTCTCGCTCAAGATCTCGGCGCTCGGCGGGTCGCTGCCGGCGGGCGGGTACGACCACGCCGCCCGGCTCACCCACGACGTCTGCGCCGCCGCCGCGGCCGTGGGCTCGACCGTGACGATCGACATGGAGGACCACACCACCGTCGACGCGACCCTCTCCATCCTCGACGAGCTGCGTACGGAGTTCCCGTGGGTCGGGGTCGCGTTGCAGGCGTGCCTGCGGCGGACGGCGGCCGACTGCCGGCGACTCGCACACGCGGGCAGCCGGGTCCGCCTGGTCAAGGGGGCCTACGCGGAGCCCGCCTCGGTGGCGTTCGTGAGCAAGCGCGAGGTCGACGACGAGTTCCGGCGGTGTCTGCGCATCCTGATGGAGGGGGACGGGTATCCGATGATCGCGACCCACGACCCGAAGCTGATCGAGTACACCCTGCGCCTGGCACGCGACGGTGGGCGCGGCGCGGAGGACTACGAGTTCCAGATGCTGTACGGGATCCGCGAGAACGAGCAGTTGCGGCTGGCGGCGAACGGGTACCGGACGCGCGTCTACCTCCCGTACGGCCGTGACTGGTACGCGTACTTCATGCGTCGACTCGCCGAGAAGCCGGCGAACCTGCTCCTGCTGGCCCGCTCGTTCAAGCCCGGTTCGGCCAATTGA
- a CDS encoding L-serine ammonia-lyase produces MISVFDLFSVGIGPSSSHTVGPMRAARTFVTGLKADGVLAGTGRVRAELFGSLGATGYGHGSDRAVLLGLAGEAPETVDTDTVDAWVAGLRAERRLALLGVQEIDFDPDRDLVLHRRRSLPYHPNGMTFVAYDDSGVELRSRTYYSVGGGFVVDEAAAGADRITPDTTRVRYPFRTGGELLDITAATGLSISEVMLANERSWRTEAEIRAGLLEIWRVMRECVRRGCERDGVLPGGLRVRRRAAELRRSLAADTGSADPLRVMDWVTLFALAVNEENAAGGRVVTAPTNGAAGIIPAVLHYYTRFVPSASPDGVVRFLLTAGAIGVLFKENASISGAEVGCQGEVGSACSMAAAGLAEALGGTPAQVENAAEIGMEHNLGLTCDPVGGLVQIPCIERNAVASIKAVTAARLAMRGDGVHAVSLDKVIKTMRETGADMKVKYKETARGGLAVNVIEC; encoded by the coding sequence ATGATCAGCGTTTTCGACCTCTTCAGCGTGGGCATCGGGCCGTCCAGTTCGCACACCGTCGGGCCGATGCGGGCCGCCCGGACGTTCGTGACGGGGCTCAAGGCCGACGGTGTGCTGGCCGGTACCGGCCGGGTCCGGGCGGAGCTCTTCGGTTCGTTGGGGGCGACCGGGTACGGGCACGGCAGCGACCGGGCGGTGCTGCTCGGGCTGGCCGGTGAGGCCCCGGAGACGGTCGACACGGACACCGTCGACGCGTGGGTGGCCGGGCTGCGTGCCGAGCGGCGGTTGGCTCTGCTGGGGGTTCAGGAGATCGACTTCGACCCGGACCGGGATCTGGTGCTGCACCGGCGCCGGTCGCTGCCGTACCACCCGAACGGGATGACCTTCGTCGCGTACGACGACAGCGGCGTCGAACTGCGCAGCCGTACCTACTACTCGGTGGGTGGCGGGTTCGTGGTCGACGAGGCGGCGGCGGGGGCCGACCGGATCACCCCGGACACCACGCGGGTCCGATACCCGTTCCGCACCGGGGGCGAGTTGCTGGACATCACCGCCGCGACCGGGCTGTCGATCAGCGAGGTGATGCTGGCCAACGAGCGGTCCTGGCGTACCGAGGCGGAGATCCGGGCCGGTCTGCTGGAGATCTGGCGGGTGATGCGGGAGTGCGTGCGGCGGGGCTGCGAGCGGGACGGGGTGCTTCCCGGTGGGCTGCGGGTGCGGCGGCGCGCGGCGGAGTTGCGGCGGAGCCTGGCGGCTGACACCGGCAGCGCCGATCCGTTGCGGGTGATGGACTGGGTGACGCTCTTCGCCCTCGCCGTGAACGAGGAGAACGCGGCCGGCGGTCGGGTCGTCACCGCGCCGACCAACGGGGCGGCCGGGATCATTCCGGCGGTGCTGCACTACTACACCCGGTTCGTGCCGTCGGCGTCCCCGGACGGGGTGGTGCGGTTCCTGCTGACGGCCGGGGCGATCGGGGTGCTGTTCAAGGAGAACGCCTCCATCTCGGGCGCGGAGGTCGGCTGCCAGGGTGAGGTGGGCTCGGCCTGCTCGATGGCTGCCGCCGGGCTCGCCGAGGCGCTCGGCGGTACGCCTGCCCAGGTGGAGAACGCGGCGGAGATCGGGATGGAGCACAACCTGGGGCTGACCTGTGACCCGGTCGGCGGGCTGGTGCAGATCCCCTGCATCGAGCGCAACGCGGTGGCCAGCATCAAGGCGGTCACGGCGGCCCGGCTCGCGATGCGGGGCGACGGGGTGCACGCGGTCTCCCTCGACAAGGTGATCAAGACGATGCGGGAGACCGGCGCCGACATGAAGGTCAAGTACAAGGAGACGGCACGCGGGGGCCTCGCGGTCAACGTGATCGAGTGCTGA